The genomic DNA TTAGTAGCCAGAATCATGGCTATTATACCCAACCCAAAATTACGAGGTACGTTAACGCCCCTTATTGTATTGGTTTTGTAAAATCTGTAGAAAAATGGTGGCAAAAAGACCGATGTAAAGCCAAGCCATCCACCCCATAGTTGTGCTCGAGCAATTGATCGATATGAATTAGAGAGCTCTAATCGATCCTTGGAATCAAGCGCACTATCTTTCTCATAAAACTTCTGTGCCGAAACGTATGCGTCTCTAAACCAGGAAGATTCTAACGCATTTGATTGCTTTTCCTTAGTTACGTCTTCGTTCATCTTCTAAGACAGCTTGCAGGTAAGTTAAGTGATGTTCAGCAGCGATCTGCCATCAAATTTGCGgaattattattttgaatgtCGCTAAAATGTAATAccctctttttttttttttgcccttGCTTCACATTTCAGGCAAAAACAGTAAGACAATAATTGAAGATAAATAATTTATAGAGTCTAGGTGATATATATAACAGTAGTAAATCGTGATAACGGAATGAATTACTTCACAATTAAGCAAGCATATTATACTGGAAACTTTCCACAAACTCTACAGGAAATTGCCAAGttcaataaaatttctgatGACACGTTATTGTTCTACAAACATAGTGCGAGCTTGAAATTGGGACAATTGACTCAAGATCTAGGCTCCAGCAATCTCGATAAAGCTTTTGCTGCCTATAAGGTGTTTTTGGAGACTAGAGAGATTTCTCAATTAGAGAAAACAGTTTCTATTGAAACTGGTTCTCCATTTGAACTATATCTTTTTGCCAGCGCACAAGCTATACGGGAGGACTTTGAAGCCGGCCTGCAAATTTGTGTTTCCGGTATCGATAGTGACGAACAGTTGGGTACTCCAGAACTATTACTATTAGCAGTCGAGATCTCATTGATGAACAATCAGTTTTCTACTGCTACGACCATTCTCGAAAACTACACAAGCGCGAACGAGGATGAGATATCTGGCGAGGACGAACTCATCTTAAATCTTGCTGAATCATATGTTAAGTTTGCAACTAACCAAGAGACAACAAGATCAAATTTCTACTATTTCGAGGAACTGTCCCAAACTTTCCCAACTTGGAAGACTCAGCTAGGTCTTTTGAACATGCATTTGCAACAAAATAACGTTCCGGAGGCTCAATCAATCGTGGACGTCTTGGAATCAGAATACTATACTGAGGAGCAAAAAGATTTGGCTAAATTATACAGACCGTCTTTCCTCGCTAGTAAGATCACACTATCTATTTTGCAAAACAGTCAAGATACTCAACCATTAAGATCTGAATTAGCCACCTTAGACCCAGCGAACGTTTTCTGCAAGAAGCACAATGAAACGCAGGCAAAATTCGATGAAGTGGTCGCTAAATACAGCTCCTGATTTAAGTAGTTTCTAGATACATATTTAAAAATGGCGGACACAGTATGTGTGTAAGATAAAGCTGAGCGCGGTGTATACACTACTATAAAAGCAATATGGTAGTAACTAATAAAGGAGAGTGAGTCGTCTAAGATAAAGATTGCTTACCAGAGTTATAAAGTTATATAGTAGCGGCTAATAATGACCATGACCAAAGCTGAGAACATGGTGAGCTAAATTGTTGTATTGATTGTAATTATCGTGGCGCATGGTAAATGTACCGCTACAAACTATAAAAGACTTGAGCGGCTATTAGCTAGTAGCTATTTCTATTACTTTAAACTAAAAGAAATTTAGAAGAATTAAATCAGATTACATTGTATATTACTACAAGCTTTTATTGTTTCAGTTTACTGCAAACAGATGAAAGTCGACACAGGATTATTACTTGGAATAAGCACTAGGATTGCACCAAATAGATATCCAAAGATTATTCAGTTAACTGAATTGAAGCTGAACGAATAAATACACTGTTGCAGCAGCAAATGCTCAATCTTAAACTGTATATTATCTTCATTATATGTCGAGGATCATCGAAAAAATGTCATCCTAGTATAGTGGTTAGTACACATCGTTGTGGCCGATGAAACCCAGGTTCGATTCCAGGGGATGacaattctttttcgtTAAGAACAGGAGACTTCTGTCTTAGAAATGAcaccttttttttgataatatgaGGATCGAATACCAATTGAGATTCATCAACAGATCTGTATTACCAGAAGTATGTAAGTCATGCAATTTCTAAAAAGCGTTTCATATATGTGTCGTATGTACATAAcaattgaatcttttatttgttttctctattcaaacaaaagatGTTACTTCGAAAAACCGCTTTAAGTAATAAATTTGGAATAATGAGTTCAAAACGACAACACCAAGTTGGAACATTGACCACCATTTAACACGATCATTAGTGGATTCGGCTGTATTTCTATGAGTTCTCTCTCTAATAACGATGTAACTTTGttcatcttcaacttcttggATTAAATTCGATAGCTTTCTTACTGCACTATCTAAGGTGTTTGAGTTTGGATCATCCAGATCAACCCAGACGACACCATGAATATTGAATGTGACATCCTTTGTATTTATATTGGAATTTTCATTGGAAAAACAGTATTCATATTTACCATTTGTGGTTGCGGTAAACTCGATTTCCCCGTGAGAAGAATCTCTCAGAATTCTGACGACTTCTTGTCTGCCTGGAGCATAAATCATAAAGTCACCTCTTAATTGCTCACTGGATTGTGCGTCTCTGTCACCAAATTGATAAGTGATCGAAAGTTCATCACCTTTCTTCAatggttcaaaaaaacatctGATCCCTTGAGCAGGTAATAGGACATTGTGAGCCATCACAGTCAATGCAAGACATAGTGTAACAGCCACTTGTAGAATTGAATTGCTACCCCGCATTGTGCAGTTACCTACTATATGTTGGTGCCTCTTTCTTTAAGTATTACGTGTTTTAACGCTTGACGTGTTTTATTTTCActtaccattttttttatgtgAATAAAGCTCTGTCCTGTGATTTAACAAGAAGACTCTCGTGTATAGTGAGAACAGCAGAATAAAAATAACAGAATACCAGGAGATCAAGAAAGACAGGAATGAGAAAACAGTAATAATCAACTGATAAAGCTAAAATACAGagatacatatatatatatatatataaatatatatatatatatggGAGTAAGAAAATGTATTGGAATATGggattcttttttcaagaacgAGGAGTgtaaaatggaaagaaatcgatgaagaaaaaaaaataattaaaaaagaaagaggagAAAGTACAGCATCAAAAGGATCATTATTTGAATCgttaattttgaatcaatgaattttttttccaatttttcaatcgTCAATTATCAatcttccattttcaattttcatATCATGATATAGTTTAATGGGGATTCATCTGAGGGTGAGTGTAAtgcaaaattcaataaaatacTCGTGGTCATATTTATTTCTATCTTTTCCTTATGCACTCTTTTCAGATCATTAAACTTGGTTAAGAAGATAGTAAGTAATTCATAATATCAGAattaaagaagaaaatttaatgataataaagaatagagaaaaaaattggtctgccaaatcattgaaaactgCTTGATTCTTATTATTGCTTCTTTATTGAATCTTACAAAACAATGTGCTGTACTCATTTATGAGAACATTGATCAGGAAATGAAATGGTTAAATTGAAAGATCGGTTATATTATCATGATATATGCTCTTTGATTTATGTGTGATATGATATATTGGCTGTTCATATATTCGCATCGGGTTTGCTTCCCCCCTTGATTGCTGGCTCTTTtaactcttttttcttcgtctCTTTCCTCATTCTTATTTCTTCCCCAGTTACGCTCCCTctgaatcttttttctcaaaagaattaccattattttttctttcttgagCCCTGTTGTCTTGGTAGACTCTTCTGGGCAGGTTTTAAAATCTGGAAAGAGCATAATAAACTTTCGTCGACGCTCATCATAGCTCCGGcattatcaaattcacCACAATAATTTGGGGCACTGAAAAGTGTGACTAATTGCCTTTTGCTAAAAAATTCATAaccatcttcaacaacttGGTGAGCTCTGCAGATCAATTCCATATCCTGTTTCTGTAGAAACCTATTAACAACATCAGGCCCAAATGTGAAAGAAACACCTCTATCATTTTCACTCCAACCAACAATATCTTTATCCGGATCGGACCATAACAGATCACATAATAAACCTACATCTGGTATATCAGTTGGTCTCATAACTCTTCTAATCTGTTCCATACTATTTAAATCTGGTGATAACCCACCATGCAtacagaaaattttctcGTCGATTATCGCCGCAATCGGTAAACAATTGAAGCAATCGGTAAACGTCTTCCAAAGTTTGATATTATACCTTCTTTTACACTCGTCGTAAAACCCATAGATTCTGTTAATTGAAGCACACTCATGATTGCCTCTtaagatgaaaaaattttccgGATACTTTATCTTGTATGCCAAGAGCAGGCATATTGTCTCCAACGACTGCTTACCACGGTCAACATAATCTCCCAGGAACAGATAATTAGACTCCGGTGGAAATCCACCGTACTCGAACAGACGCAACAGATCGTAGTACTGGCCGTGGATATCCCCACATATTTTGATAGGGGCCTCTAACTCCAGCAAGATTGGCTGTTTGATGAAGATAGATCTGGCCTTAGAACACAGATATCTGATCTCGTGCTCTTCCAAGTCCACCTGCTGTCCAGGCTTCGACCCTCTCACCTCTAATAATCTGTCGATAATGTTATCCACATCAACCGCAGGTGTCTCCATTTCTCTTTATCTGCTGTTGTCTCTCTCTTTCCAgtgctttcttcttcttccaaaaaattctctaGCTACCCTGGAACCCGTAAGATAATCCTCTATAACTGTGTGTGTATTTCTCGAACGCCAACTTGCTCCTTGCTTCACTTTGGCTTGCTTCACTTTGGCTACTTCTTTGCACTTTCCACACTTCTGTCCTATTTGTTGTCCTCCTCTCCTGTTCTGTTCTGGGggctaaaaaaaaatgtgcGTTGGGATAAACAAGTTTCAAgcaagatgaaaaaaataacgaAGAgggaaaaaaatcaaataagaaatgacgaaaatgacaaaaatgacaaaaatgacaaaaagAACgtctcttttcaagaaaaaaaaaacagaaaaaatgacaacTACTACTGGATGGTGCCTTCTCCAGTATCACTGAACCAAAACAAACTTAAATCGTGATTTCTTACGATCCAACGCTAATGCACTGTGTTTACGTGTTTGTGTGACTGGTCTATATAGTGCAGCTTGCAAATGCAGCGTGTATCCACTGCTTGAGATTACAGCTTGTTTATCACTATTTCACCCTGTCTCTTTATCTGAATGCTCGTAAAACCAATCTTACCTCAATTAGTTTCGTCAATTATGAAGTTTTGATTCGCTTTTTGCACGGCCGGCGAGCATCGTTGATTTTTGCTTTTTAGGGATATTGATTTTGCCACCAGAAAGTGAGGAAACGGGCTGAGGAGGAGCCGGGGAACTGGAGATGCGGAATCGAACAGGTTTAGAAAACGGGATTGGAGCGATGAGATATCGGTACGTGAGAAACGATATAGCTGGCAGCCGCGATGGAGGGTGTGACGGTGAGTTGAATAGGATGCGGTGCCGAAGTGTGCATGTGACCGAATGTGTCAGGGGTAGTGTGTAGTGCCGCCACTTTTTAAGTGTTTGCATGTGACCTGTTCTGGAGCATTGGTACAGTCCAGGCGGATTGCACTGGGTTCGAGAACTGGGATGTGCGCATTCGCCGAAAACACCTGCGACGACAGTAATTAGTCCGTTTTTCATGATGAATAACATTTGCGTGAACAATCTCTGATTTAAATCCTCACGGGTTTTGTGATTAGAAAACTTATGTTGCCTTCCTTctgaaatcttgaaattatattttttacaTAATTTTTGGCCAGCGGTGGGCGTTGTAGACAGGGTTGTACGGTTGAGAGAAGCTGGGCAGCAGGCAATTGGAGATGTCAGACGATATGATTGAACCGGATGTGGTGGAGTCGCGAGTTGGGGGCGGTTTTGGCGGCAGTAGCAGTGCCGGTGTCGATGCGGGCTACACATCAAATAGGGGTACTCTGGACGAGTCGGTGTATGAGACCTTCAAGAGAGACGTTCTCGATATCAATACCCGGTTGAAACAAGTCGTGTACCCTCATTTTGGGTGTCCACAGCGCTGCACTGCGGCGGACACGGGACGGGCAGATGTCGGGGACCAACGGGCAGATGTCGGGGACCAACGCGAGATTCATTGCGACCTGTGGGCACCGCTGACGTTCATACTTGTTTACGCGGCAAGCTTGTCTCGTTCCAACACGAATGCGTTGTTCTCAACGGTTTTTGTGTCCCTGTGGTTCGTGCTGTTGGTAATGGCTGTGCATTTGAGGCTTACAAAGATACGTGACGGAAATTCGCTTCTGTCTTATATATCCATTTCGGGGTACTGTTTGTTTCCATTGGTAGTGAATAATCTTGTATCTCAGGTTATACTGCCGTTGTTGTTCCATAACTTGGAAAGCCATCTGCTTTATCGCATTTATACGGCTTTGCGGCTGGTCATTCTCGGCGGCTCTCTGCTGTGGTCGATTTCTGCGGTTAGCTTCGTCACCAAGAGCACCACGTTTATTCAGGTGTATCCCTTGGCACTGTGTCTGTTCGGCGTTGGCTGGCTGTCAATCCTTTCATAGTACATATCATGTATATATGTTTTGTATATACGGCATTTCGTTTTCAATCTCGATTTTGCCGGTAGCGATCAGCGGCTTTAGGTGACATGACTATTTTTTGGTGTTTCGGCGGTTAAACACTCGCAGGCACAAGGTCTACTATCTGCGTACAGCTAGAGAACGACAGCTAATGTCGTTCGTATTTGAAGTGTGCTGTGATAATGGCTTTCTTACCAGGGAGTGAGAACATGAGAGATTTCACTAATTTGCGCTGTGCACCTGGCAACGTCACAAGAGATTGTTTGGAGTATATCACTACGTGCTAGATCTATGAGATAATATGCAACAGCGTAATCAGACCTGGGCCGGTCAGAAGAAGTTGCTGGTCGGATGGCTGTGAAAACGTGGGAACGTCAGTCCGCAGTGAGCTGCAATAATGGGACACCTTGAATCGGTGTCGAAAGTAGTGTAGTACACACGCCACATTGCGCTGCTACAATATATTGgaaagagagaaaatttgaacGCTATCTGGTTGTCTATACTATCAGATGCAACACGTTAAGACCCAAAATTTGTTGATCGGCATGTCACCGGAGGTACATGAAAAGAATGGCTGTCCAAGTGTTCAACTCCCGTTGTAGCCGCTACgaacaaaacaaaatatatttctgAGCCGATGATATCTGGCGAGGATACCTCGCCGGTACTCCTCTCCTCTCTGTTTAGCTGTCGTCTGTAGAGCGTATGACTGCTTGTTTTGACAAGCTAACCACCGTTGTTTAGAATGTCCGGGTGATTACGCTTTAGGAAAGGATGCCTTAATTAGCGAAAGAAACTCCTTTGACCGCCATCTGGGAGCATCTCATTTATACAACACGATAGAAAAGAGTAAGGGACGTTCCCATAATTCTTCGAAAGCCAAATTATAGGCAAAAACTTGACAATTGATATTGGAAGCACTGATCCTTACTCAGTGTTAATCTGTCCGTCAGTTTGAAACTCATCCTTATTGCGAATGCCATTGTTGCAGCCTTCCTCATGCAGCGGTTTTGAACTTGAGCTGCCGAAATTAACATCATCATCGCTAAATTTACTAGATGAACCTTCAAAGAGAAAGGTGACACTTGATTGTCGTAGTGGAGCGGCAGTTACGCTTGTGAGGTCAAATATATTCGTACACGGTGGGTTAACGATACCCTTAAATCTCAGTCATGTCAGTTGTATAAACATTCAAAAGGAGCTAATAatctatttttcaaaggagAAGAATAACGCAAGCAATTTCACAAAATTAGACGATTGGATAAGCTCGGAAACATTCTTCTTAGATTTGATATCCAGAGTTTGGAGACGAGTAGAGgtgaattttgatgatacTGGAGACCATGCTGGTGAAACCAATAATGAGAACGAACATACCGGTGGAGATCATAAAATAAATAGTAGCATCACTggaaaagaggaagataCTTTGAGCCCCACGTTCAAAGAACGGTTGTATCATTCTATGTGCTTCGCTGAGTCATCCCTTTACATATTTGGTGGTCTTGTTGTATCACCACAGAGTGGTTATGAAGTTATTGCCACAAATGAACTCTGGAAGTtaaatttacaaaataaaaaatggacTTTAGTCAGCAAGGATCCTCAGATTACAAGACGTTTTACACATTCGATGCATACAATAAACCATGATAACGAAGAAGACACTAAACTGATTATTGTTGGAGGTTTAAATAATATTGACATGCCGATACATCACattgatatcttcaatGTCACCAAAAATTATTGGGAAACTGAATCAGACACATCAAAAATAATTGTCAATTGTGAAAGTGAGGAAATATCATTATGCAAAGAatctaatttttcaattcttttcgAAAATAACGAAGCCAAAATACCCACATTGGCTTTTTATGTGCCAAATCCCTCAAAATCGCCCCAACCGAACACAGGGGAAGCTTCTAGTAGGGAACACACCTCGTATGATtgttcttcatcaattgttGCGTTACCTTTGATGCATGACGCCCAAGGTATGAGAATGAATTCTAAATCAGATCATTCAGACCATCTAGAGGTACCTCATAATTTGCAATTTCCAACTGGTGATTATTTTGGCTACACGATTGTTATTGCAGGTTTTTATCCAAGTTGCGAGACATCCAATTTCAAGTGCTTTGTATACGATACATCATCTCAACAGTGGACAACTCTGGGTATCACATGTGATGATAGTGATATCAATAAGCATAGATTTTGGAAGCTTCTGGCATGGCAATCCCATCATCAAACATTGTTACTCGGAactaaaaatgatgattatAATCTACCCAGTGTGCAAAGATTCGATTTCCTCTTGTCATTTGGACTACCAATGATAAGCATATACAATAGAACTTTAACCAATGCAAATAACCAAAAGATAGATCTCAAAACATCGTCCAGTGACAAAAAAACACCGTCAAGAGATTCGTCAATAGCAGCCGAAACGCTTGATCCCAAAGAATCTGAAAATCAACCCTTTAGGCAAGCAAGTTATGCTTCCACAGCTACGTCACAGTTTGAAAGCTACATAAGGTATATTGCGCCGCCCTCGGATATGACCTCTATAAGAACGGTCTTCCCCCCGTACGCTATGGTTTTAGGCAAAGATACATtagaaatttttggaagtaCATTAtctgattttgaatttataaCAGATGAGGGTGACTCAATTGGAGTACCTATATACCTGCTTAGGAAACGCTGGGGTCGCTACTTCGATATGATGTTATCTCAAGGCTATGCAAGAGCTTGTGCAGAATATGAGAATACTGGCCAGGCTTCCGAATTCATAAGATTCTCCCCGCATTCATCACAGATAGTAAACCCTTCAAAAAACTCAGGAACTTTATCAAGAGCATCTTTCGAGACTTTTGCAAATCGTGgaaatcaacaacaacaagaaGATATGGAAGGTCCACGTTCTTATTCACTGAACTTGGACCCTCATCAGGCTGAAATCGTTTCCGGGGAGCATGTGGgctcaaattcttctttccatgaaaatgatgaagaggatcCCGTTTCGCCTCCTTCCCGTTCTCAGATCGAGCATATTAAGCAGTTGAGAGCGGAGAGAAATTTGCCCAAACAGGTAGCAATCTCAACTACTAGCTCATCTGGCGGAATGATATTCAGAGTACCTTTTCAGGAAAATGCTTCTGCAGCTATGAGTGATACAGTgttatcaaagaaagaggaaCATGAAGACAAAAGACGATCGTCATCGGTTGCCACTGCTGCCTTGGACCACTTGAAGTTAAGTAGTCATGCTGACAGGTGGCGTCGTGCTTCTCATCCTAATCCCTCCATATCGCGACCTGATGATGGCCGAAATCATTATACCACATCAAGACTTTTATCTTCTAGTGTTCAAAACTCGCGGCGTACTTCTTCGATAGCCTCGCACAGCAGCTCTATCTCCTATGTTAGCTCTTCTTCTGACAGAATGGGGAACTCTATGTATCCCGGAAGCGGTAATGGTAGTAGTGTAGGCTCCTCTTTCTTAGGAGTACTGAATGTCGCGCTTCCCCCTCAGGAGCCAATCCCAAGTGACACCttaccaccaccacctGCAATCTCATCTTCAGCTTCAAAACGCAATTCTTTTGCTGAATTTGTCTACTCACATTCTTCGAAAAGTAGTCCGTTTTCTTCCAGACGTCCTTCTCACGATAGAAGATCAAGTTCTTCTGATTTGAGACGTCCATCAGACCAATATCCCCCATCACTAGATAGACAAATGATGGATGGGAGTCAGGTCTTGGACTCCCCATCGGATGCAGTCTCCTTTCAGCAGAAGTCACTTTTAGGTAAGATGTCACAGAAATCAGCTGATAGTTGGCCGAACCTCTCCGGAAAATTACATAAAAATGCAGATACTAAGAGACCGTCTTTGGATTCAAATACAGACAGTACAGATAGTGCAAACTCTATTGAATGGGAACCATTGTTGACGCCTAGAACTCTCTATATGCCTTGGCCTACTGCTACAGTTCGTGCATTTGctgagttttttttcacggGTCAAGTAAACGGTAGATGGATGCTTGCACCGGTAGTTTTGAACCTGCTGCTCATGTCGAAAATCTATGAGATTCCACTGCTGTATAACCTTATTATTGAAGTTTTATGTTCTATcattggaagaaaagaagacaGCTTATGTGTGATTTGTGATTCGCTTACCGATGCACTTCGAAACAAGGTCTTGAGACTCTCTAATGATGACCATGAGCTAATGGAAAGTTATTTGCAGAAAAACGAAACATATAACGAGTTATTGAAACTCAGAAAGTCACTGGAGACTATTGATGACGGGTATTTCGATTTCGATCTGATTAAAAAAGTTTCTAGAGCATTTTCCGCAAGCAGCAACAGTGATAGTGCCCCTGACAAATCAAGTATTGCTGGTGGAACGCAGCGTACATCGAGCATCATCCCAACCGTATTCGCAGGAGGTCCAAGGGATAGCCATAACTCCGTTGGGTCAATAGGAGGCTATCCACCAAGTTTTAGACAACCACATGCCACTCCGCAACGCGTGAACAATAAATCGAGTTTGAGTAAGGAGATTAGCTCTGCCACGCCAGGAAATAAAGCGGGCTTGAGTGACTTGGCTGGCCTTGAAGAACTTGAACCAGATGAGAAGATAACGGCTCAGGATAAGGGCGACAAGCAGATCGAATCACGGTTTGAGGCATCCGATGATGAGCAAAGTCACTACAGTACCAGCGACAGCAGTAGCGACGAgactgaagaagaatatgaagACGCTTTACATGAAACCCCTTCTAGAAGTAGTGTAGATCTGCGAGGTACAATTATTGATGCAAGAGGGAACACTGGAAGTGATCTTGCAGATGGAGAGTATCATGAggaatttgagaaaaatataGATGAGCTGAATAATGAGTCACAAAAACCTAAAAGTGAAGTAGGC from Zygotorulaspora mrakii chromosome 7, complete sequence includes the following:
- the EMP24 gene encoding Emp24p (similar to Saccharomyces cerevisiae EMP24 (YGL200C); ancestral locus Anc_8.160) is translated as MRGSNSILQVAVTLCLALTVMAHNVLLPAQGIRCFFEPLKKGDELSITYQFGDRDAQSSEQLRGDFMIYAPGRQEVVRILRDSSHGEIEFTATTNGKYEYCFSNENSNINTKDVTFNIHGVVWVDLDDPNSNTLDSAVRKLSNLIQEVEDEQSYIVIRERTHRNTAESTNDRVKWWSMFQLGVVVLNSLFQIYYLKRFFEVTSFV
- the YIP4 gene encoding Yip4p (similar to Saccharomyces cerevisiae YIP4 (YGL198W); ancestral locus Anc_8.158) encodes the protein MSDDMIEPDVVESRVGGGFGGSSSAGVDAGYTSNRGTLDESVYETFKRDVLDINTRLKQVVYPHFGCPQRCTAADTGRADVGDQRADVGDQREIHCDLWAPLTFILVYAASLSRSNTNALFSTVFVSLWFVLLVMAVHLRLTKIRDGNSLLSYISISGYCLFPLVVNNLVSQVILPLLFHNLESHLLYRIYTALRLVILGGSLLWSISAVSFVTKSTTFIQVYPLALCLFGVGWLSILS
- the GLC7 gene encoding type 1 serine/threonine-protein phosphatase catalytic subunit GLC7 (similar to Saccharomyces cerevisiae GLC7 (YER133W); ancestral locus Anc_8.159), translated to METPAVDVDNIIDRLLEVRGSKPGQQVDLEEHEIRYLCSKARSIFIKQPILLELEAPIKICGDIHGQYYDLLRLFEYGGFPPESNYLFLGDYVDRGKQSLETICLLLAYKIKYPENFFILRGNHECASINRIYGFYDECKRRYNIKLWKTFTDCFNCLPIAAIIDEKIFCMHGGLSPDLNSMEQIRRVMRPTDIPDVGLLCDLLWSDPDKDIVGWSENDRGVSFTFGPDVVNRFLQKQDMELICRAHQVVEDGYEFFSKRQLVTLFSAPNYCGEFDNAGAMMSVDESLLCSFQILKPAQKSLPRQQGSRKKK
- the MDS3 gene encoding Mds3p (similar to Saccharomyces cerevisiae PMD1 (YER132C) and MDS3 (YGL197W); ancestral locus Anc_8.157), whose protein sequence is MPLLQPSSCSGFELELPKLTSSSLNLLDEPSKRKVTLDCRSGAAVTLVRSNIFVHGGLTIPLNLSHVSCINIQKELIIYFSKEKNNASNFTKLDDWISSETFFLDLISRVWRRVEVNFDDTGDHAGETNNENEHTGGDHKINSSITGKEEDTLSPTFKERLYHSMCFAESSLYIFGGLVVSPQSGYEVIATNELWKLNLQNKKWTLVSKDPQITRRFTHSMHTINHDNEEDTKLIIVGGLNNIDMPIHHIDIFNVTKNYWETESDTSKIIVNCESEEISLCKESNFSILFENNEAKIPTLAFYVPNPSKSPQPNTGEASSREHTSYDCSSSIVALPLMHDAQGMRMNSKSDHSDHLEVPHNLQFPTGDYFGYTIVIAGFYPSCETSNFKCFVYDTSSQQWTTLGITCDDSDINKHRFWKLLAWQSHHQTLLLGTKNDDYNLPSVQRFDFLLSFGLPMISIYNRTLTNANNQKIDLKTSSSDKKTPSRDSSIAAETLDPKESENQPFRQASYASTATSQFESYIRYIAPPSDMTSIRTVFPPYAMVLGKDTLEIFGSTLSDFEFITDEGDSIGVPIYLLRKRWGRYFDMMLSQGYARACAEYENTGQASEFIRFSPHSSQIVNPSKNSGTLSRASFETFANRGNQQQQEDMEGPRSYSLNLDPHQAEIVSGEHVGSNSSFHENDEEDPVSPPSRSQIEHIKQLRAERNLPKQVAISTTSSSGGMIFRVPFQENASAAMSDTVLSKKEEHEDKRRSSSVATAALDHLKLSSHADRWRRASHPNPSISRPDDGRNHYTTSRLLSSSVQNSRRTSSIASHSSSISYVSSSSDRMGNSMYPGSGNGSSVGSSFLGVLNVALPPQEPIPSDTLPPPPAISSSASKRNSFAEFVYSHSSKSSPFSSRRPSHDRRSSSSDLRRPSDQYPPSLDRQMMDGSQVLDSPSDAVSFQQKSLLGKMSQKSADSWPNLSGKLHKNADTKRPSLDSNTDSTDSANSIEWEPLLTPRTLYMPWPTATVRAFAEFFFTGQVNGRWMLAPVVLNLLLMSKIYEIPLLYNLIIEVLCSIIGRKEDSLCVICDSLTDALRNKVLRLSNDDHELMESYLQKNETYNELLKLRKSLETIDDGYFDFDLIKKVSRAFSASSNSDSAPDKSSIAGGTQRTSSIIPTVFAGGPRDSHNSVGSIGGYPPSFRQPHATPQRVNNKSSLSKEISSATPGNKAGLSDLAGLEELEPDEKITAQDKGDKQIESRFEASDDEQSHYSTSDSSSDETEEEYEDALHETPSRSSVDLRGTIIDARGNTGSDLADGEYHEEFEKNIDELNNESQKPKSEVGSGSSLSDSDELNSDIGLLSLNKMRRKIAGQDDLDESIDPLFKVAFDSNATEAKNATSRSSRDDTAHYGSTAPTLENLASPNALPPVEYVIKSIYRTAALINYPRLMIRCLDCIEISKRLRSLKLKAILELNEIEEDLKKPGTISHELLKRKILEKQKSDSALSKSMSTRPNPATKVSAPDMDTVSRDSSTSCTQQTIIDYLTDKDSDIKNVKSASLGISHSPVGPHKKSIKNKFFGDSPINTMNTPLLMNPAFMPPPPSSARGKKSNASPNSGTFSFFGKKK
- the SEC28 gene encoding coatomer subunit epsilon (similar to Saccharomyces cerevisiae SEC28 (YIL076W); ancestral locus Anc_7.278) — protein: MNYFTIKQAYYTGNFPQTLQEIAKFNKISDDTLLFYKHSASLKLGQLTQDLGSSNLDKAFAAYKVFLETREISQLEKTVSIETGSPFELYLFASAQAIREDFEAGLQICVSGIDSDEQLGTPELLLLAVEISLMNNQFSTATTILENYTSANEDEISGEDELILNLAESYVKFATNQETTRSNFYYFEELSQTFPTWKTQLGLLNMHLQQNNVPEAQSIVDVLESEYYTEEQKDLAKLYRPSFLASKITLSILQNSQDTQPLRSELATLDPANVFCKKHNETQAKFDEVVAKYSS